The genomic stretch CGTGACGGTCTTCGAGAGCGGCACCGGCGGCGACACGGCCACGCTGACCGCGGCCCGCGCGCGCCTCCAGAGCCAGTACGGCGGCCAGCGCCTGACCATGCTCCTGGAGGATGGGGCCATCCACCGCCGCGCACCCGACGACGGCGCCGACCGCTACGAGCGCCTCACCTTCGACCGGCACCGGATGGCGTTCGACCTCTCAGGCCTGAGCGGCTTCGAGCGCCGCGACACCGACAACGGCGGCAGCCGCACGGACCGCTCCATGCGCACGACCGACATGCTGGCCGTCGTCGACTCCCTCGACCAGCTCACGGCCAGCCAGGCGGACTCGATCCGCTCGGCGCTCGACCGCTGGTACGAGCCGCCGGTGGCCTCGGCCGTGCTCCGCTTCGCCACCGACTCCACGCAGACGGCCGAGAACGCCCGCATCGGTGCCGACCGGCCGGCCCTGGCCGGGCTGGCCGACCCCGACCGCGAGGCGATCTACGACGAGGCGCTCCAGCGCGCCCGTTCCATCCGCGGACGCGCCGAGAGCGCGGTCTCGGCGCTCGCCTACGACCGCCAGCGGGCCGACCGCTTCCGGGTCGAGATCTACAAAAAGAACTCCATCGCGCTGGCCTGCCTCGTGTTCGTGCTGGTGGGCGTGCCGCTGGGGCTGGCTGTGCCCCGCGCGGGCGTCGGGCTGGTGGCGGCGCTGGCCGTGTTCGTGTTCCTGTTCTACTGGATCTCGCTGGTCGGCGGCGAGAAGCTGGCCGACCGCGAGATGCTGCCGCCCGAGATCGGCATGTGGATGGCGAACGTCATCATCGGCCTGCTGGGGACCTACCTCGTCGTCCGCGAGGCGCGCGACCCGGCCTGGGGCGACCCGGTGCGAGCGCTGGCCGGGCGGTTCAAGCGGCGGGAGTAGGGGCTCGCTGCGCTCGCGGGGATGGGGACAGGGAGAAGCGAGGCACGCCCGCGCGCTGGAACCTTTCAGAAGGCGCGGTCGAACTCCGAACTCCGAACTCCGAACTCCGAACTCCGAACTCCGTGCTCGTCCTCGTCCCTACCCCTGTCGGCAACCTGGAAGACCTGACCTTCCGCGCGCTCCGCATCCTGCAGGAGGCCGACGTGGTCGCGTGCGAGGACACGCGGACGTCCGGCAAGCTGTTCGCCCACTACGGCATCGAGACGCCGCGGCTGAGCTTCCACATCCACAACGAGCACGGCCGCGTGACGCAACTCGTGGAGCGGATGCAGGCGGGCGAGACGGTCGCCCTGATCTCGGACGCCGGGACACCGGGCATTTCGGACCCGGGCTTCCTGCTGGTCCGCGCCGCCGCCGAGGCGGGCGTCCGCGTGGAGGCGCTGCCGGGGGCGACGGCCTTCGTCCCGGCCCTCGTCGCCAGCGGCCTGCCCACCGACCGGTTCGTGTTCGAGGGCTTCCTGCCCCACAAGAAGGGCCGCCACACGCGGCTGACGGCGCTCCAGGAGGAGACGCGGACTATCGTGCTCTACGAGAGCCCCCACCGCCTCGTGAAGCTGCTCGGCCAGCTCGCCGAGTACCTCGGCGCCGACCGTCCCGCCGCGGTCGGCCGGGAGCTGACGAAGCTGCACGAGGAGGTCCGCCGCGGGACGGTGACCGAACTGGCCGCCCACTACGGCGCGCAGGCCAAGGTGCGCGGCGAGATCGTGGTCGTGGTCGGCGGCGCCTAGCTTGTCGGCCTCGACGCTCCCCGCCATGCGACTGCTCCTCCTCGCCGCTCTCGCCGCCTCCGCCTGCGCCCCGACGGCGCCCGCGCCCGCCTCGGCCGACTCGTCGGCGGCGGCGATAGCCAGCGCCCCGGCCGACTCGCTCGCCGACCGTACCGAGGTGGAGGCGGCCGTCGCGGCCACCATCGAGCAGGAGGGCATCCACGTGGTCCACTTCTGGGCGCCGTGGTGCGGCAACTCGCGCGCGGAGTTCGAGGGCGGCCTCTACGAGGTCGTCGAGGCACACCCCGACGTGACGTTCTCGTTCGTCACCATCTGGACCGACGGCCGCGACAGCGCCGACCGCCTCGCGCGCTACGGCATCGAGGCGTCCGACCGCGTCTTCGTCTACGGGCAGCCCGACCGCGGGCCGTCGGCCGACCGCGACCTCCGCCGCCGCTCCTTCCTCGGCCTGCCGCTCAGCTGGACGCCGACGACGTGGGTCTTCAACCGCGAGGGCACGCTGGCCTATGCGTTCAACTACGGCGAGGTCTCGAACGAGATGCTGGCGCTGGCCATCGAGCACGCCCGTGACGAGTGGATGCACGAGTAGCAATCAGGTGTCAGGAAACAGGAATCAGCCGATGCCCCCCATGATCCCGTCCCTCTCCGCCGTCGACGCGGCGCTCCGCGAGACCGTCGCCGCCGACGGCGTCCACGTGGTCCACGTCTGGGCGCCGTGGTGCGACAACTCGCTGAACGAGCACGCGCCCGTCTGGTCCGACCTCGCCCGCCTCGGAGCCGACTCGGTGACCTTCGTGACGGTCTGGAACGAGGGCGAGAGCGGTGCCGACACGCTGGCCGAGAGCGGCGTCACGGGCGTCCGCGAACTGGTCGTCGAAGGCCCCAAACCTGAGAAGCCGGACCGGCGGCTGACGCTCCTCGGCCTGCCCGTCTCGTGGATCCCGACCACCTGGGTATTCAACCGCAACGGGCTCCTGGCGACGGCCTTCAACTACGGCGAGGTGTCGGCCGAGCGGCTCGCCGAGGCGGTCGAGGGCGCGCGGAGCGGTTGGTAGGACGGGGGCGCCTCCCCGCTACGCCAGCCGCTGCACGCCCGCCGCGGAGACGAACGCCGCCAGCTTGTCCGCGTCCAGCGCGCCATCGGTGCGGACGCCCGTGCACAGGTCGACGCCGAACGGGCCGACGACCCGGACCGCCTCGGCGACGTTGCCGGGGATCAGCCCGCCCGCCAGGATCACGGGCACGCCGAGTTGCTCCCGGATGGTCTTCGACACGCGCCAGTCGTGGACGCGGCCCGTGCCGCCGAGCGTCTTGACGGCCGCCGTCGGGTCGCCCGAGTCCAGCAGCACCGCATCCACGTGGCGCGCGACCCGCTCGGCCTCGGCCAGCGCCTCGGGGCCGGTCACGTGGACCACCTGCCAGAGCGACCGCCCCGGCAGCGCCACCCGGAGCCGCGCGTAGACCGCCGGCCCGACGCCGTCGACGATCTGGACGGCCGAGACGCCCGCAGCGTCGGCCTGCCGGGCGATGGTGTCGGCGTCGGTGGCGCTCGTCAGCAAGACCGACATGACGGGAGGCGGCGTGGCCCGCGCGATCTCGGCGATGGCCTCGTCCGGGATCGTGCCCGGCCCGCTGGGCATCGGACCGACGAGCCCCACCGCATCGGCCCCGAGGCGGACGGCGAGGCGCATCTCCTCCACGGAGCGGATGCAGCAGACCTTGAGGCGGGGGAAGGCGGGAGCATTCATGGCAGGTCGGCACGTCGCTCCGGCACCAGCAGCCGCCCCCACACGGCGTCGTACGGGTGAACGGCCTCCACCTCGCGCCCGTCGCGGACGACCGGGCGGCCCTCGTTGGCCCACTCGAAGATGGAGCCCCGCAGGTTCTCGACGTGCGCGAAGCCCGCCTCCCGCAGCCGCGCCGTCACCGTCGCCGAGCGGACGCCGACGGAGCAGTAGACCACGATCTCGCGCTCCGGGTCGACGTCCGCCAGCGCTGCCGCGAGGGCGCCCGCCTCGGCGTCGGGGTCGACGTGCCGGGCACCGGGAAGGTGCGAGACCGCGAACTCGGCCTCGGTGCGGGCGTCGAGGAGGAGCGGCGGGTCGGGCGCGTCGAGGCGGTCGGCCAGCGCAGCCGTCGTGGTCGAGGGGAGGTCCGGAAAGCGGGACGCGAGGTCCCGGTCGACCGCGCGCCACGCCAGCGAGTCGGGCCGGTAGGCGCGGTCGGACCGGAGCCAGACGACGGCGCCGACGGCGACGGCCAGGAGCACGAGCGGGCGGAGGAGGCGCATGGGTGGAGACTACGCGGCGGCCGGCCGCGAGGTGCCCGGCGCGTCGCCGAGGCGGGCGCACCCGAAACGCACGGGTGGCCTCGTTGGGCCGACCCCCGGAGCCGACGCCGCACCGGGCTATCTTCCGCGTCCGCCCTCCGCTCCCGTTCGGCCCCCCTGCATGTCCGG from Rubrivirga sp. SAORIC476 encodes the following:
- a CDS encoding LptF/LptG family permease → MLTRLHRQILKGLPLPFVAALLTLLFLLLMQFLIHYLPDLVGRGLPPVAVAELIAYSLAYMVTLAVPMAWLVALLASFGRLAESRGYLVAKSAGISLPRLAWPALAVGLVLTGGMVYFNNQMLPEANYRLNGLWRDIRVSRPGFALTPGEFYTDVNGYAIRADAIPPDSAGLLLGVTVFESGTGGDTATLTAARARLQSQYGGQRLTMLLEDGAIHRRAPDDGADRYERLTFDRHRMAFDLSGLSGFERRDTDNGGSRTDRSMRTTDMLAVVDSLDQLTASQADSIRSALDRWYEPPVASAVLRFATDSTQTAENARIGADRPALAGLADPDREAIYDEALQRARSIRGRAESAVSALAYDRQRADRFRVEIYKKNSIALACLVFVLVGVPLGLAVPRAGVGLVAALAVFVFLFYWISLVGGEKLADREMLPPEIGMWMANVIIGLLGTYLVVREARDPAWGDPVRALAGRFKRRE
- the rsmI gene encoding 16S rRNA (cytidine(1402)-2'-O)-methyltransferase; this encodes MLVLVPTPVGNLEDLTFRALRILQEADVVACEDTRTSGKLFAHYGIETPRLSFHIHNEHGRVTQLVERMQAGETVALISDAGTPGISDPGFLLVRAAAEAGVRVEALPGATAFVPALVASGLPTDRFVFEGFLPHKKGRHTRLTALQEETRTIVLYESPHRLVKLLGQLAEYLGADRPAAVGRELTKLHEEVRRGTVTELAAHYGAQAKVRGEIVVVVGGA
- a CDS encoding thiol reductase thioredoxin, yielding MRLLLLAALAASACAPTAPAPASADSSAAAIASAPADSLADRTEVEAAVAATIEQEGIHVVHFWAPWCGNSRAEFEGGLYEVVEAHPDVTFSFVTIWTDGRDSADRLARYGIEASDRVFVYGQPDRGPSADRDLRRRSFLGLPLSWTPTTWVFNREGTLAYAFNYGEVSNEMLALAIEHARDEWMHE
- a CDS encoding thiol reductase thioredoxin, coding for MIPSLSAVDAALRETVAADGVHVVHVWAPWCDNSLNEHAPVWSDLARLGADSVTFVTVWNEGESGADTLAESGVTGVRELVVEGPKPEKPDRRLTLLGLPVSWIPTTWVFNRNGLLATAFNYGEVSAERLAEAVEGARSGW
- a CDS encoding phosphoribosylanthranilate isomerase, which gives rise to MNAPAFPRLKVCCIRSVEEMRLAVRLGADAVGLVGPMPSGPGTIPDEAIAEIARATPPPVMSVLLTSATDADTIARQADAAGVSAVQIVDGVGPAVYARLRVALPGRSLWQVVHVTGPEALAEAERVARHVDAVLLDSGDPTAAVKTLGGTGRVHDWRVSKTIREQLGVPVILAGGLIPGNVAEAVRVVGPFGVDLCTGVRTDGALDADKLAAFVSAAGVQRLA
- a CDS encoding rhodanese-like domain-containing protein codes for the protein MRLLRPLVLLAVAVGAVVWLRSDRAYRPDSLAWRAVDRDLASRFPDLPSTTTAALADRLDAPDPPLLLDARTEAEFAVSHLPGARHVDPDAEAGALAAALADVDPEREIVVYCSVGVRSATVTARLREAGFAHVENLRGSIFEWANEGRPVVRDGREVEAVHPYDAVWGRLLVPERRADLP